In Kordia antarctica, the following proteins share a genomic window:
- a CDS encoding porin family protein, with translation MKHIVIGILVFFFGLNYVIAQEQVRDTIADENYREDQFYIGITYNILQNRPSGISQNNLSNGIHLGVIRDFPINKKRNKAIGIGLGYSYNSYFHNLKATKTDIGITYEAIDNDESFKRNKYRTHVVELPIEYRWRTSTASDYKFWRIYGGFKVGYIFSGISKFVGDTERIRFQNDDLNRLQYGLTLSAGYNTWNFHVYYGLNSMFKNNTMTVSGEQFDMNTIKVGLMFYIL, from the coding sequence ATGAAACACATTGTCATAGGAATATTAGTATTCTTTTTTGGATTAAATTACGTGATTGCTCAAGAACAAGTTCGTGACACCATTGCTGATGAAAATTACAGAGAAGATCAGTTTTACATCGGAATTACCTATAATATTCTTCAAAATCGTCCGAGTGGAATTTCTCAAAACAATTTATCCAACGGAATACATTTAGGTGTTATTCGTGATTTTCCTATCAATAAGAAGCGTAACAAGGCAATCGGAATTGGTTTAGGTTATTCCTATAATTCATACTTTCACAACTTAAAAGCTACGAAAACTGACATTGGAATTACGTATGAAGCTATTGATAACGACGAAAGTTTCAAGCGAAACAAATACCGAACGCATGTTGTAGAGCTTCCCATAGAATATCGTTGGCGAACTTCTACAGCTTCTGATTATAAATTTTGGCGCATTTATGGAGGATTCAAAGTTGGATATATCTTTTCTGGAATTTCAAAATTTGTAGGTGATACCGAAAGGATTAGATTTCAAAATGATGATTTGAATCGACTTCAGTATGGGCTCACACTAAGCGCAGGTTATAATACATGGAATTTTCATGTCTATTACGGTTTAAATTCAATGTTTAAGAATAACACAATGACTGTTAGCGGTGAACAGTTTGATATGAATACAATTAAAGTTGGCTTAATGTTTTACATCTTATAA
- the rpoN gene encoding RNA polymerase factor sigma-54 gives MLKQQLNFRLSQKLSPQQIQLMKLIQLPTQAFEQRLSQELEENPALDTGKELEEDYDADLSNEYDDDYGTENETIAADDINVDDYLSDDEVPSYRLQANNYSADDDEKSVPYASGTSFGQHLKTQLNTFRLSEEDREIAEFLIGSVDESGYIRRPLEDIVDDLAFTQNISTTDENVAKILNIVHDLDPAGVGARNLQECLLIQLRRKEPTASIELAINILDKSFEHFTKKHYKKLLQKFDITEVELRDGILEIERLNPKPGGSYAGNTKMIEHIVPDFAIRIVEGMLELTLNGRNAPELHVSRDYNEMLKGYKDTREKTKSQKDAVMFIKQKLDAAKWFIDAIKQRQQTLLVTMNAILHYQEEYFLTGDERKLKPMILKDIADLIHMDVSTVSRVANSKYVDTPYGTKLIKEFFSESMKNEQGEDVSTREIKKILETVIEEESKKKPLTDEKLATILKEKGYPIARRTVAKYREQLDIPVARLRKKI, from the coding sequence ATGCTTAAACAACAATTAAATTTTAGGTTATCTCAAAAATTATCTCCACAACAAATTCAGTTGATGAAGTTAATTCAATTGCCTACACAAGCTTTTGAACAACGTCTGTCACAAGAGTTGGAGGAAAATCCTGCGTTGGATACTGGAAAAGAATTAGAAGAAGATTATGATGCTGATTTGTCAAATGAATATGACGACGATTATGGAACTGAAAACGAAACGATTGCAGCAGATGATATTAATGTAGATGATTATTTGAGTGATGATGAAGTTCCGAGTTACCGTTTGCAAGCAAATAATTATAGCGCCGATGATGATGAAAAAAGTGTTCCGTATGCTTCTGGAACGTCGTTTGGTCAGCATTTAAAAACCCAATTGAATACGTTTCGACTTTCTGAGGAAGATCGGGAAATTGCCGAATTTTTAATTGGAAGTGTAGACGAAAGCGGCTATATCCGTAGACCTTTGGAAGATATTGTAGATGATTTAGCGTTTACACAAAATATTTCCACAACGGACGAAAACGTAGCGAAAATTTTGAATATTGTCCATGATTTGGATCCTGCTGGCGTTGGCGCACGAAATTTACAAGAATGTTTATTGATTCAATTGCGCAGGAAAGAACCAACTGCTTCTATTGAACTTGCTATTAATATTTTAGATAAGTCATTTGAGCATTTTACCAAAAAACATTACAAGAAACTTTTGCAAAAGTTTGATATTACTGAAGTTGAATTGCGCGATGGAATTTTAGAAATAGAACGTTTGAATCCGAAACCTGGCGGATCGTACGCTGGAAATACAAAAATGATTGAGCATATTGTTCCTGACTTTGCCATTCGTATTGTGGAAGGCATGTTGGAGCTGACTTTGAATGGCAGAAATGCGCCTGAATTACATGTTTCTAGAGATTATAATGAGATGCTAAAAGGCTATAAAGATACGCGTGAGAAAACGAAATCGCAGAAAGATGCCGTGATGTTCATTAAACAGAAGTTGGATGCTGCTAAATGGTTTATTGACGCGATTAAGCAACGACAACAGACGCTTTTAGTTACCATGAATGCCATTCTTCATTATCAAGAAGAATATTTCCTTACAGGCGATGAACGCAAGTTGAAACCGATGATTTTGAAAGATATCGCAGATTTGATTCATATGGACGTTTCTACAGTGTCGCGTGTTGCCAATAGTAAATATGTGGATACGCCTTACGGAACGAAATTGATTAAGGAATTTTTCTCTGAATCCATGAAAAATGAACAAGGAGAAGATGTTTCTACACGAGAAATTAAAAAGATTTTAGAAACAGTTATTGAAGAAGAAAGCAAGAAAAAACCATTAACCGATGAAAAGTTAGCAACTATTTTAAAGGAAAAAGGATATCCTATTGCACGTAGAACTGTTGCCAAATATAGAGAACAACTCGATATTCCTGTGGCACGATTACGCAAGAAAATATAA
- the asnS gene encoding asparagine--tRNA ligase — protein sequence MKSYTVAELLNSETLVQEIIVKGWVRTFRANRFIALNDGSTINNIQCVVDFENTNEDTLQRIGTGAAVSIKGELIESQGKGQKVEVKVTDITILGDADPEEVSKTVLQPKKHSLEFLREQAHLRTRTNTFSAVMRLRSSLSFAVHKYFNENGFYNMHTPLITGSDAEGAGEMFRVTTLDPKNPPLDEEGNVDYSQDFFGKETNLTVSGQLEAETYAMSLGKVYTFGPTFRAENSNTSRHLAEFWMIEPEVAFMDLSGNMDLAEDFMKSVLSYILEHNPDDLKFLEDRLIQEDKSKPQAERSEMTLTEKLRFVVDNNFKRVSYTEAIDILRDSKPNKKKKFKYLINEWGSDLQSEHERFLVEKHFKCPVILFDYPANIKAFYMRLNEDEKTVRAMDVLFPGIGEIIGGAQREERLDILKKKMATLDISEEELWWYLELRKYGTAVHSGFGLGFERLVMFATGMSNIKDVIPYPRTPKNAAF from the coding sequence TTTAAATGATGGTTCTACCATTAATAATATTCAATGTGTTGTTGATTTTGAAAATACAAACGAGGATACTTTACAACGTATTGGTACAGGCGCTGCGGTTTCTATTAAAGGAGAATTGATTGAAAGTCAAGGAAAAGGTCAAAAGGTAGAAGTTAAGGTAACTGACATTACTATTTTGGGAGATGCAGATCCAGAAGAAGTATCAAAAACAGTTTTACAGCCTAAAAAACACAGTTTGGAGTTTTTGCGTGAGCAAGCACATTTACGCACACGTACAAATACATTTAGCGCGGTAATGCGTTTGCGTTCATCATTATCTTTTGCAGTTCATAAATATTTTAACGAGAACGGATTTTATAATATGCATACGCCACTCATTACTGGAAGTGATGCAGAAGGTGCTGGAGAAATGTTTAGAGTTACGACGTTAGATCCTAAAAATCCGCCATTGGATGAAGAAGGAAACGTTGATTATTCGCAAGATTTCTTTGGAAAGGAAACCAACTTAACGGTTTCTGGACAGTTAGAAGCAGAAACCTACGCAATGTCGTTAGGAAAAGTGTATACATTTGGACCAACGTTTAGAGCAGAAAACTCGAACACATCTCGTCATTTGGCAGAATTTTGGATGATTGAGCCAGAAGTTGCGTTTATGGATTTAAGCGGAAACATGGACTTAGCAGAAGATTTTATGAAATCTGTGTTGAGTTATATATTAGAACACAATCCGGACGATTTAAAGTTTTTAGAAGATCGTTTGATTCAAGAAGACAAGTCAAAACCACAAGCCGAACGGAGCGAAATGACCTTGACAGAGAAATTACGTTTTGTGGTTGACAACAACTTCAAACGTGTAAGTTATACGGAAGCAATTGATATTTTACGTGATTCGAAACCAAATAAGAAGAAGAAATTCAAATATTTAATCAACGAATGGGGATCAGATTTACAAAGTGAACACGAACGTTTCTTGGTAGAAAAGCATTTTAAATGTCCTGTAATTTTATTTGATTATCCAGCAAACATTAAAGCGTTTTACATGCGTTTGAACGAAGACGAAAAAACTGTGCGCGCGATGGATGTTTTATTTCCAGGAATTGGAGAAATTATTGGTGGAGCGCAACGTGAAGAACGTTTAGATATATTGAAAAAGAAAATGGCTACTTTAGATATTTCAGAAGAAGAACTTTGGTGGTATTTAGAACTTCGTAAATACGGAACTGCTGTGCATTCTGGTTTCGGTTTAGGTTTTGAACGTTTGGTTATGTTTGCAACAGGAATGAGTAATATTAAAGATGTAATTCCTTATCCTAGAACACCGAAAAACGCAGCGTTTTAA